The window GATTCCAAGTGCGAGTACGTTTCACCAAAAGGCATCTCTGCCGTCCATCGGGAATGGTAGTCATTGATCGAACGGCCGATAAGACCGATCGTTAGGCCTGCCAACTTCGGAAACGGATCGGGTGAACTGTCTAACATCCGCACCCGTTGTGATCTCCGAAACTTCACTTGCCGTAACGTCACCTCGTAAAATTCTAACTTTTGATCATCCGCCATCTGCATAGATAGCACGGCGGTGACTCCACAGAAGGTGACGAGATGTCATAGATAGCACGGCGGTGATTCCACGGGAGGTGACGAGATGTCAGCCTTTAGAAAGAAGCCACATGGCCGGTTTCGCTTTAGGTTTAATCACCGGCGGTGGCTAAAACCCTCCCCCTCTGTCCGCCTCTCTCGCTGTCGGTACGTCTTCGTCGCTTTTggaattagggttagggttttgggtGTCGGGGATTTTGTGAGCGGCGAAGATGGTGGCGGACAAGGGGAAGAAGtcgaaggtggaggaggaggcctCCGATCCCATCGACGGCGAGCTCGTGCTCTCCATTGAGAAGCTCCAGGAGATCCAAGATGAGATCGAGAAGGTAATGGGCTCTGTAATATCTTTTTTTCGTTTATTTTTCTTCATCGTGAGGCATCAGATTGCGACTCGGTGTTGTATCCTTGATTGCTTAGTTGTGGGCATCATTCTAGTACAATGATTGAATCGCTTTGCGCTTAACTCTCTGGTGTCAGCGTAATTTTGTTGGAAATCTTGGAAATCGTAGTTCATTATTGGgaagttctatttttttttatttctcattttgtCGCATCGTGTCTCAAGACTCTCAACAACATGAAATTTgtttaaattttcatttttttaatgcaAGTTCAGATTACATCGTTGTTTTGAGTATTTTATGTTCAAACATTTAAGTTTGCTGTTTGTTTATTCAGATGACAGTGCAATTTAGATTGGAGGTCAGAATCTATCTTTGTTCATGTAATATGACAGACGAAAGAAGGATCTCAACAATTATATATCTCCTGTTAGAACCTTCAAATTGTGAAAATTTATATcctgctttttgcatattagcTGCTGTCaaatatttgtattttttttctggTTCATTCAAGCTGTTGCCAGTGCAGTCTATATGAAAACCATTATATAATATCTGGATAAAATTGCAAAAAAATGCTTGTTGTTTCAAGCATTTTTGGAGCAGTATGTGGTATAATAGTTCTCAATTTCTTTATATTAAGGCCAAGTCAGTACAATACCTTAACATCAGAGATCTTTCCCCAAGAGTCTGTATCTTTTATAGTTTATCAGTTCTTCTGGTGCAttcttgatttcttttctttctcatatCTTAGCATATTTATGTTGTATAGGTGAACGAGGAGGCAAGTGACAAGGTCTTGGAGGTGGAACAGAAATATAATGAGATACGCAGACCTATCTACAAGAGGCGGAATGAGATTATTCAATCTATTCCAGATTTCTGGCTAACTGCAGTATGTTATGAACTTACATGTTTTCTTAACTTTCAGATATGTTGGAAACTGAAAGGTTGCCTTTTTGAAttaactttcttgagttatttgtgTCTGCAGTTTCTGAGCCATCCAGTTCTTGGTGATCTTCTAAGTGAGGAAGACCAAAAGGTCTGGTGTTTGTGCAACATAATAGTTAAACTTGGCAGAAGAATTCATATAAAAGTTTTTGTACATATTTCTGAATTTACCACTTTTCTGTTGGTAGTTTTTCAATGTTTTTTGACAAGTTCTGTAGCATCTTGCAGATCTTCAAGTACTTAGTGTCCTTAGATGTGGAAGACTCTAAAGATGTGAAGTCGGGCTACTCCGTTACCTTTGTGAGTTAACTTTTCTCTTTGCTGAGCTATATGTTCTATGCCTAACAATTGAGTTCATCTTGTATTATCATTCTCAGCATTGTGTGTTTTTGTATGCGTCCAGAATTTCTCCCCAAACCCATATTTTGAGGATGCAAGCTTGACAAAGACATATTCCTTTTATGATGAAGGAACAACTAACATAACTGGCACAACAATAAAGTGGAAAGAGGGAATGGTATGGACTTTTCAGAATTATTTTGAACTACCTTTTTAGCTTACTATTTCCATTTTATGTATCTTACATTTCTTTACTCATTTTATATGAAGAATGTTGCCAATGGTGTTGCCCATGAAAAGGAAGGGGGTAAGAGACCCTTAGCGGAAGAAAGGTTAGTTTTTGTGCTGCCATACCTTGTATCTTAATCCTTTGCCATGTAATGATCTTGTAATTATCATATATCAAGTAATCTGTTATTGTGGTTTGGTTGCCAAGTTTTCTTTACTCAGATACTTGGCATGCAATTAACTGCACCTCTTAGAGAACATTATTCATGGGTGATTGTTTGTATGCCTTACTCTTTCTCAGGCTCAATTCTTGCATATATTTATAATTCTTTTCGGAACTTTATTTTAGTGCCTCTTTGTTGTATTTGAATTTCTACTTGtagccagtgatttaaaaagccttaggcgccaaggtccaaaaacgcctgaggcgttaggtgctcgcccgagcgaagtgagacgctaaaatataaaaatatataatataattaataaatataattatttaaatataaatatgatattaaatgaaCAAATCTTGcagaatcacaatatcacattaacaaaaatctcaaaattcaaaacaataacaataatttcaaataaataaaaattagtagtattaaaatcaaaataatatattattaatctaataaataaataaaaaatattgttactagtatattgttaatagtatactgttaatatactgttaatagtatattatcgagtcgatgtgagaagaagGAGTAAGAGTAACATTAGCGGCGAGTAGCGCTAGCGGCAGCGACGATAGTGGCGAGTAGCGGTAGCGGGGGTGTAGTGTAAGAGTAAGACTGAGACTGCTGATTGAGAGAAGCAGTAACAGCAACAGGAGTGTGAGCGGTGAgtagcaacagcaacagcaagcagcgacagtggcagcagcagcggAGAGCGGCGACAGCGAAGAGAGGCAGTGGCAGCAAAGAGGAAATGTCATTGGCAGAATCGcgagtagggttagggttggggaagtcacgagAGGGATGCTGGGAGGCTAATATCGGTGCTttaattggttcgattgaaccagctAAAGCACCGAAGACTGAACCAGACGTAAAACATTGGTccagtcgcctggtttaacccaggcgctcgcccgatgcACTCGGTGCCTGGGCTCGAGcgatgcctctttgaagcgaggcgcctGGACATGAAGCAAGGCGCTCAGGCCTCACCTCGTCTTGCCCGAGCACCCGAGCGTCTATTGAAATTGCTGCTTGTAACACATCTGAACTTCATAGATTGATAAACCATATAGTCAATATATTTGCACAAAACTTGTGCTTGTAGAATGATATGCAGCTTGCATATAGACTACATATATGATGAGAGAAGAACAAAGagatattttttttactatttaattTTCTTTGATTTGCATTATTTCTTAGTACACGTAAATTGATGatgttcttttattatttgattgtaGCAGTCGAAAGTTGGAACACATGTAGAATCCTATTTATTGCTTATTCAGTGTGAACATTTCTTGCTCGTCCTATATGCTAAGCGTTAGATACAGAATTCTTTTTACACCTTTTTATTGTTAGCAATCACTAATGTACTATACATTTAATACCTGAACATGGTAACTTACAAGATCAAGCAACAAACAAATCAAGTTCACTGGAaagcaattttattttttattcaaaaataaaactttgatgtgAATTTCCCTGCAACATCGTTGAGACAAATGAATTTCAGTTGTTTTagtgatttttaatatttttttcaaccTCCTTTATGCCGAGGAGATGAAGGTCCCTCAAGTAATTGAGGACTTATTTTGGAATTTGGAATCCTAATTTTGACATGATTCATATGAATATATGAGGCAGTGCTTTATAAAGTTGCTTGATCTTTAGATATATATGCGcatatattgatttttttatcaaatttggtACACTTCAGCTTGGAGTTTAGAGCAAAATAGTAAATAAGTCTGCTAGCCTAGAAGATTCTGATGTTTCACAGGCCTTGATGTGCTGATCTGGAGATCCCATGTCTGTGATTTGCTTCTAAAATATGATTGAGTCAGATTAGTGTGATATTCAATGACTGAACTGAAACAATTGCTCAGCGGATGAAAATTTTGTTTGCCTTCTAATGGAAAGAAACCAATGATTAAATGATATTTTGAGAGCACAACAGGGTATTCGTGGAATTGGGAAGAGAAAATGAGAATGGACCTGAGAAAATAGTTATAAAAAACATTGGAAAGAGAAGAAGGTAGCCAATGTTTTCTCAGTCAAAAAGTGAACTGTTTGCAATCTGATGGATACTATAAAATGGCTACTCCTTGTGTAGAGCAACCATACAAACTTTTGCTAAACTAGGACTATAGTTGACAGAGGAAAAGAAACTACAAGCATGttcatttataaaataatattccaGTTTCCagaaaatttttttaagaaaaacaaaAACTACAACGTGTTTACTAACTGAAGATAGGAAAGTATTTCATTTGAAAACATTTTTTTAGTTTTCAGTGTTGTATAGGCTttccaaaatatttttaatttttgaaaaacttgGATTATACTTTATTATGTTGATGTCATTACCACTGTTGTTATTGTCACTATCATGATCACTGCCAATCGCCATCACCAACATATCTACTATCGCTACCACACCATTGTTGTTGCCACTTAATCATCATCGAAGTACTACCACCATTGCAGTGCAACCACCGGCAACCACCATTGCAATGTAACCACTGGTAGCCAATCGTTGCAATGCAACCACCGCTACTTTACCATCATAGCAATCACGATAGCGCCATCTATTGCCACTGCCACTATTGTGCTACTGCGATTGCTGTCTCTAGCACCACAGCAATGAAAAACTACTACTTTTTTTTTCAAAGTCTTGGCTTATACTTAATAATGTTGATGTTGTCATTATTGTTGCTATTGCCACCATCATTACCATCACATAGTTATTGACGGTGCCTCCACCATCGTCATCACCTCCTCTACCACTATAATTATTATTGCTACCATGACCCATTTACCATCCttgccaacttaatcattattgaAAGGCTACCACCATTGCATTGCAACCACCATTGTTGCACCACCGGAGCAATCACTATAGGATTATCTACTGCCACTACCACTATTGTGCTACTGCATTGCTATCTATACCATAATACAACACTATTGGGGCAGCAGCCACCTCCATGGCCACTATATTTCTACCTCCAGTGTTGACGCTGCCACCACCATGAACTCGTAGGCCTCCACCATACCGTTAACTGTGGTCACTGCCAACATAACCACCACCATTGACATCACCATTTCTTGCTATTGATGTGGTCATAACCATTGCTATCGTTGCCACCACCACCAACATAAATTGAGGGTTAGAAATGAAATTGAAATCAAAGATGAAATTTGAAAACAATAGTTTTTGAAGTAAACAATATGTATGATAATATAGCTGCTAGTGTTAGAACTATAGAGGATGGGGAtgtgtctagtgagtttcctattagcataggattGCACTAAACATCTGCAttaagtctctaccttttcacattgataatgcatgaacttattagtcACTTACATGATAGATCTCCTTGGTATATGTCATTTGCTAATGATATTGTCTTAACTGATGAGAGCCTAggtagaattaattataaacttgagccaTGAAGACAAACATTataaactaaaggttttagattaagtaggactaaaattaaatatataaaatgtaattttagtatctagaaatagacaagagaatatagttaaattggatggacaagaagttcctttaagtaaaagctttaggtatcttggatcaattattaaaTAAACTGGAGAGAtcgatgaaaatattattcatggAGTAAAAATTGAATGGCTAAAATGGCAAGGGGTGTTatgagtcttgtgtgatcatcgaatactttttagattaaaagaaaaattttataagatagttgtgagaTCAACAATGCTTCATGGATCTGAGTGTtggaaaattaagaaaaaaaacatatataaaaagtttgtgttgtcgagatgagaatgttgagatagatatgtagagttactaggaaagataagaaaataaatatttttattcatgaacaattatGTATCGTTTTGATGGAGGATAAGatgaaaaaaatcatttaaaattGTATGAATATGTGCTCAAGAGACCTTTGGATGTAGTAGTCAGaagagatgaaataattaatgttaatggtatgaggagaggtagagaaagacctaaaaatattttaataaaaactataaataaagatttaattatcctaaatttaactaaatatatggcTCTTTACATATCTCAATAGTGGCAAACAATCCATATAATCAACCTCAAATAGTTGcgacttacggttttgttgttgttgttgtagttttTGAAATAAAGAAAGGCTAAGTCATGGTAGATTGTTACTGCATTATTTTTGTGCTACACTAAAATGAACTTATGACTAGTAATCTAGCCACCATACAATACAACTTGGATTAGTAAATGGCCCGTCATAAGTTAATAAATTTCACAACAACCCAATGAAACATTCATATTAACCAAATTGACTATGTACTTCATGCAAAGCCAACTTTAACTAATACTCAACTACTCAATGATTCCAACTATATTTTATCATAAACCATCTTATGTGGTTTTTTAACTTAATAGTTGTTTTCTGGGGCTACAATCGGATTGTATGGAAAGTTCAGTCACAGTAATGATAATTTTTACCAGCAGATACACGTAAACTACTCTTGTTGGTTCTGAACAggggaaatttttttttcttagcttcttttttttttgtcgtgGTTAGGAAACAAGAGATTATTTGTAGGTAGGTTGGTTGAGGGagtaataatttcaaaatttacccAAAAAAGAAACAATTATTTCTTATCTGGATTTTTTCCCCAGATAAGAGGTATTTGAAATTAATTATCAGCCACGATTACAAATTATTGAATTTCCTTTGGACCctgatttataataatatttttccttaTCGTTGTATTTTTCCGGAGATACTCTTTATCGAGAGGCAATTCTTAAATAAAATTTGGTGCTATGTGCATTATTTATCCTTGAATAACAATCAATCTTTTTATTCCACAAATACCAAAGAGGGTCATGCATGATTGCATTATTATTGACCAGCTGATGTACTTGGTATCagtcatttgaagaactaatttgtAAAGCATGTGCTTATGATAATGGTTTGCttcgatttatttatttattcttctaTGATCTTGTTTCCATTGCATCAACATGTGAGGATAATTATCCATTTGGGTTTATTTGATTATTGCTCTATGCTATTGTCAGTTATTAGCTTATAACAAGGATTTGCTTATTTATCCTAATTTGGACTCTCTCCAATCTTGTACAGCAGCTTTTTTTCCTGGTTCAGTGAAACTCAACAGAAAAATCTCACAGAAGGGTTTTCTGATGAGGTGAGTTCTTGTAAAGATCCAGTTTGATAGATTCTTAATCATTTGCTTATGTTGAATGAAAAGGATTGTCTCATTATCTCTGATAAGCCGGCTAACAAACAATGATTTGGTTCTTTATGATGCCTAATGGCATTGTGCTGATAATTGCTTATTTAAGTGATAGCACTTGTTTTTTAATTTGTCAATTGACCTctatctcctctctcttttctctgtGTGCATGTGTCTGTGTGCATGCATGACACTTCTTTCACATGAATGGAAATGTTCTGTAACCTGTTTATATTCAGGTGGCtgaaataataaaagaagatCTGTGGCCCAATCCTCTGAAATACTTCAACAATGTCAGTCTTGTTTTTGAATTATGTTCTTTTACATTATAATATACACTCTTTACATTCATAGTATGCCTTTTGCTTAACAATGTGACAACAAAACTGAGCTGCTATTTTGTCCTTGGTGATGCAGGAAGCCGATGAGGAAGATTTTGATGGTGATGAAGATGATGacgaggtctctctctctctctctctctctctctctctctctctcttcttgctgTGAGCAGTCCAGAATCCCAGCATCAAGCCTCTCATGTCTCAACACAATAGTTGTCCAACTTCAATGAAGCCATCTTTTTTAGTCAGTTTTAAGAAAAACTCTGAAAAGTACATCCCATTAAGCTATGTAATTCTGAGTCAGATATATGAAATGCTTTGAAAAGAATTGCATTACCTTACCTCACATGATGCTGAAGGAAGAAAGATGTCGTTGATGCAATGCTGCGCAACCTATTGACTTCTCAATTATGTCACTTTCAAGTACTGCTGGTTAATATCTGAGGCAAAAGAAAATGATGCCTATTACTTACATTGCCAGTAGAAATATAAGAACAAAACAATTTGCTAATTGCAACAGTTTTTTTAATTTAGAACACAATTAGCTCTCACTAGAGTCAGATAAATAGAAGGTCTATTAATGAAATATAAAAATTGCAGAAATATGCTTTATAGAAGTTTGCAATTTCTTCTTCACAGTTGTCATTTAATGCAATGTCCTTTTTCCTACTGAGTAATGTCCTTTTCCTACTGAGTAACTCATGATTGGTGGAGACATGTATAAGATCTATAAAAATGGTATGTTTTCAAGCAGGTACTTTTGGTCTTAGGATGGGGAAATACCTATGTTCTTTTTCAGATGACAAAGATATGTTTGAATGCCTATCTTTATCATTCTCAGAAGTCCTTTGATTTTTTTCCCACCACATTCAAGAGATGCAGGCGTGCTATTCAGCTGCGAAATGTCTGCATCTTTAATATGAAATATTTCTCCCATCTCATCGCAACATCTTCTTTCCTATTAATAACATCTTCTTTCACAGCATTCCTTTTCCTCAGTTATTGCGGTCTAAAGTTGTGATATATTTGTCATTGCAATTTGGTTTCTTTTGTGAGCTTCGTGGTTGTTAGTTCCGGTTATCTACATTTACACTAACTAGTTGAGAGGAGCCATTTTGCTTGAGTTTTTGGTTTTCAAGTAGTTTCATGATGgtaaattttgttatttgttgctaTTTATTAACCCTAATGGTGCTGGTGAGTGGTGAATGTTTAGTGGTGTTCTCTTCCTAGTTTTAGTCTTTGAGTTAAACCTACTGTTAAAAACCTGACTAAATGAAGCTGACAAGTT of the Musa acuminata AAA Group cultivar baxijiao chromosome BXJ2-10, Cavendish_Baxijiao_AAA, whole genome shotgun sequence genome contains:
- the LOC135625042 gene encoding NAP1-related protein 2-like isoform X1, producing MVADKGKKSKVEEEASDPIDGELVLSIEKLQEIQDEIEKVNEEASDKVLEVEQKYNEIRRPIYKRRNEIIQSIPDFWLTAFLSHPVLGDLLSEEDQKIFKYLVSLDVEDSKDVKSGYSVTFNFSPNPYFEDASLTKTYSFYDEGTTNITGTTIKWKEGMNVANGVAHEKEGGKRPLAEESSFFSWFSETQQKNLTEGFSDEVAEIIKEDLWPNPLKYFNNEADEEDFDGDEDDDEKGTDFDDEDESGGDEEGDGDDN
- the LOC135625042 gene encoding NAP1-related protein 2-like isoform X2 — its product is MVADKGKKSKVEEEASDPIDGELVLSIEKLQEIQDEIEKVNEEASDKVLEVEQKYNEIRRPIYKRRNEIIQSIPDFWLTAFLSHPVLGDLLSEEDQKIFKYLVSLDVEDSKDVKSGYSVTFNFSPNPYFEDASLTKTYSFYDEGTTNITGTTIKWKEGMNVANGVAHEKEGGKRPLAEESFFSWFSETQQKNLTEGFSDEVAEIIKEDLWPNPLKYFNNEADEEDFDGDEDDDEKGTDFDDEDESGGDEEGDGDDN
- the LOC135625042 gene encoding NAP1-related protein 2-like isoform X4, with the protein product MVADKGKKSKVEEEASDPIDGELVLSIEKLQEIQDEIEKVNEEASDKVLEVEQKYNEIRRPIYKRRNEIIQSIPDFWLTAFLSHPVLGDLLSEEDQKIFKYLVSLDVEDSKDVKSGYSVTFNFSPNPYFEDASLTKTYSFYDEGTTNITGTTIKWKEGMNVANGVAHEKEGGKRPLAEESFFSWFSETQQKNLTEGFSDEEADEEDFDGDEDDDEKGTDFDDEDESGGDEEGDGDDN
- the LOC135625042 gene encoding NAP1-related protein 2-like isoform X3, whose product is MVADKGKKSKVEEEASDPIDGELVLSIEKLQEIQDEIEKVNEEASDKVLEVEQKYNEIRRPIYKRRNEIIQSIPDFWLTAFLSHPVLGDLLSEEDQKIFKYLVSLDVEDSKDVKSGYSVTFNFSPNPYFEDASLTKTYSFYDEGTTNITGTTIKWKEGMNVANGVAHEKEGGKRPLAEESSFFSWFSETQQKNLTEGFSDEEADEEDFDGDEDDDEKGTDFDDEDESGGDEEGDGDDN